The following DNA comes from Candidatus Lokiarchaeota archaeon.
TGCATATCCGTAGATGAATTATTCAAAATCCAACTCCTCCCAAATTATCTTTTCCCGTGGTTTTGATGATTTGACAAGTGTCATGACTAGAAATTTACAATTAATGAAGTTTGCTGCTAGAAATATTCATTTCTTGACTTGGAAATGCCATGATTCGTGAATCTACCGAGTATAATTTATCGAATCTGGCAATTAACCCATTGATTCTATCTTGCGGGCTGGATTGCCTTCGGTCCCTCATTGTATGGATTATTCACATACGTCGAGACTTCGTAGCGTTCCATGTCGCTGTCAGAATACGCATCAAGCATAGCAAGCAACTCCGACTCGTCTGTGTCTGGATTCAACCAACTTTCTTCTTCCTCAGGTGAGAGAATCACCGGCATCCTGTTATGCACCCGTGCCACCGTCTTGTTCGGTGTGGTTGTGGCGAAGGTCACGCTGTACACGGTACGCTCTCCATCTTCCGAGTTCCATGTCTCATAGATGCCAGGAAAGGCGAACAAATCCCTGCTCTTCAGGTGGAAGTAGAACGGCGTCTTTGATCCTGCTGGACCTTTCCACTCGTAGAAGCCGCTGGCCGGGACAAGGCACCGATGCTCTTTGAATGCACGTGCAAACATATGCTTCTCGGCTATGGTCTCAGCGCGGACGTTGATGGGAGTGTACTTGGTTTCATCCGGGTCGTCTGCCCAGAACGGGATGAGCCCCCAGCGCATGGACTTCATGACCCGTGTGCCATCGTCCTCTCGAATGATGACTCCAATCTCCTGTTCAGGGATCGATGTT
Coding sequences within:
- a CDS encoding SOS response-associated peptidase, which codes for MRRPCVNASTSTDSSTFPTNCTTSIPEQEIGVIIREDDGTRVMKSMRWGLIPFWADDPDETKYTPINVRAETIAEKHMFARAFKEHRCLVPASGFYEWKGPAGSKTPFYFHLKSRDLFAFPGIYETWNSEDGERTVYSVTFATTTPNKTVARVHNRMPVILSPEEEESWLNPDTDESELLAMLDAYSDSDMERYEVSTYVNNPYNEGPKAIQPAR